One Pontibacillus yanchengensis DNA window includes the following coding sequences:
- a CDS encoding DUF1360 domain-containing protein, whose protein sequence is MSINWMDFILLVLASYRVTNLLVYDSITEWIRSPFHRIVVKENDSGEQEEFIEIKGKGLQAFIGELLSCHWCTGVWASALVLLTFMYLPILIPLWIIFAISGGASLLMSIFPRG, encoded by the coding sequence GTGTCGATCAATTGGATGGATTTCATACTATTAGTATTGGCCAGCTATCGAGTCACCAATTTATTGGTTTATGATTCAATCACGGAATGGATTAGGAGTCCCTTTCATCGGATTGTGGTCAAGGAGAACGATAGTGGGGAGCAAGAAGAATTTATTGAGATAAAGGGGAAGGGTCTACAAGCGTTTATTGGGGAATTATTAAGCTGTCATTGGTGTACTGGGGTATGGGCATCGGCACTTGTGTTACTTACGTTTATGTATCTACCAATTCTTATTCCGTTATGGATTATTTTTGCGATTAGCGGAGGAGCTTCTTTGTTAATGTCAATTTTTCCTCGCGGTTAG
- a CDS encoding CotY/CotZ family spore coat protein, with amino-acid sequence MGCGKKFDSGDCVRDILKEIVAAQNDIADDVCDSSCEQSINDLLGDTGGNNGLDTVPVLLYCKDCKPFKGFGALRGNGRGSVGELMCSFFFRVNEVDDDCALLELLVSDDHDDHGHKDKHESPKCQDISDLRATGICITVDLDCFCHITCLPAINAIR; translated from the coding sequence ATGGGTTGTGGCAAAAAGTTTGATAGTGGAGATTGCGTAAGAGACATCCTTAAAGAGATTGTAGCTGCACAAAATGATATAGCAGATGATGTTTGCGATTCAAGTTGCGAACAATCAATTAATGATCTATTAGGAGATACTGGGGGTAACAATGGTCTAGATACTGTTCCTGTTCTTCTATATTGTAAAGACTGCAAACCTTTCAAAGGGTTCGGAGCACTTCGTGGAAACGGTCGTGGTAGTGTTGGAGAACTAATGTGCAGCTTCTTCTTCCGTGTAAACGAAGTAGATGATGACTGCGCACTTCTTGAGCTACTTGTTTCTGATGATCATGATGATCACGGTCATAAAGATAAACACGAATCCCCAAAATGCCAAGACATCAGTGATTTAAGAGCAACCGGAATCTGTATCACAGTGGACCTTGACTGTTTCTGTCATATTACTTGTCTTCCAGCTATCAACGCTATCCGTTAA
- a CDS encoding YjcG family protein encodes MKYGIAIFPSKDIQDVANSYRMRYDPHYALIPPHITLKEAFEEDDEDIEKVVKELSEVAKETNPFSFAIRKLSTFSPVTNTIYMKVEASEELQNLHERLNRTDIPKEDTFNFVPHITIAQKLSDDEHSDVYGSLQMKSFEFEERIDRFQLLYQLDNGSWTVYETFRLGKG; translated from the coding sequence ATGAAATATGGTATAGCAATCTTTCCATCAAAAGACATCCAAGATGTAGCTAATTCGTATCGGATGCGTTATGACCCTCATTACGCACTCATTCCACCACATATTACATTGAAGGAAGCGTTTGAGGAAGACGATGAAGACATCGAGAAAGTAGTTAAGGAACTCTCGGAAGTAGCAAAAGAAACAAATCCTTTCTCATTTGCTATTCGTAAGTTAAGTACTTTTTCTCCAGTAACAAATACTATTTATATGAAGGTAGAAGCAAGTGAAGAATTGCAGAACCTTCATGAACGACTAAATAGAACAGACATTCCAAAAGAGGATACATTTAATTTTGTACCTCATATTACCATTGCGCAAAAGCTATCAGATGATGAGCATTCTGATGTTTATGGCAGTCTACAAATGAAGAGTTTTGAATTTGAAGAGCGAATCGATCGTTTTCAATTGCTCTATCAATTAGATAATGGATCATGGACGGTATATGAAACCTTCCGTCTTGGAAAGGGTTAA
- a CDS encoding CotO family spore coat protein, with protein MAQRKRKNKKPMLYITQPDFQSSEPKMQSSYRSERKKQELKPSDSGSTKEVQTETIKATSERKRRRRFDLAFDMDDSTQGQEENTLGVEVDEGKVDATFEPQETKKQFEDVEAEEVLDEEEKPQSEENNNSSLSNRKRRSRFKEMDLEEKVDYFVNLPSQVPRMKCEVMTEEKSYRGWIQDYQDGIVHMKILQRPFRVELPFESIKDIVLRGF; from the coding sequence ATGGCACAAAGGAAAAGGAAGAACAAAAAGCCGATGCTTTACATCACCCAACCTGACTTCCAAAGTAGCGAGCCTAAAATGCAATCGTCCTATCGCTCTGAGCGGAAAAAGCAAGAACTGAAACCATCAGATTCAGGAAGTACTAAAGAAGTACAAACAGAAACCATAAAGGCTACATCAGAGCGAAAACGACGTCGTAGATTTGACTTAGCATTTGATATGGATGACTCCACCCAAGGACAAGAAGAGAATACATTGGGTGTAGAAGTGGATGAAGGTAAGGTTGATGCAACATTTGAACCCCAGGAAACAAAAAAACAGTTTGAAGATGTAGAAGCAGAAGAAGTCCTCGATGAAGAAGAGAAGCCACAATCTGAAGAAAATAATAACAGCTCCTTATCCAATCGGAAACGCCGGAGTCGCTTTAAGGAAATGGATTTAGAAGAAAAAGTTGATTATTTTGTGAACCTTCCATCTCAAGTTCCACGAATGAAATGTGAAGTAATGACAGAAGAAAAATCATATCGAGGTTGGATTCAGGACTATCAAGATGGAATAGTACACATGAAGATTCTTCAACGACCATTTCGTGTAGAACTTCCGTTTGAATCTATTAAAGATATTGTGTTGCGAGGATTTTAA
- a CDS encoding MBL fold metallo-hydrolase — translation MQFKQINDYCYYFHGAVNIGYVHKGDSGMIIDTGIDAQTMKKVLNHLDEHALPVTHLFITHAHSDHYGGGSYLQQDRSIYTFAPYYEEAILRNPSLEPLYLFGGNDPVPELRNKFLEGKPIFIDEVLQEGVYERDGFHFTTYLLPGHSYYQLGILIHDCLYAGDAYFSEEQLIKHKIPFLTDAYHAIQSLYRLKDIRCDGAVPGHGQFEEDFHPTVDANIAYHHELLHMLKQYIQEQEFVSHEEIIAYMCETFKVTVNQLSQWLLFRTAITAYLIALLKQEQIEYQIHQYRWMFTIKEKEKK, via the coding sequence ATGCAATTTAAACAAATCAACGACTATTGCTACTATTTTCATGGTGCGGTGAACATAGGTTACGTCCATAAAGGCGATTCCGGCATGATCATTGACACTGGTATTGATGCACAAACAATGAAGAAAGTGCTGAATCACTTAGATGAACATGCTCTACCTGTAACCCACTTATTTATAACCCATGCCCACTCAGACCATTATGGTGGTGGGTCTTACTTACAACAAGATCGTTCTATATATACCTTTGCTCCTTATTATGAAGAGGCAATCTTACGCAATCCATCCTTAGAGCCTCTCTATTTATTTGGAGGGAATGATCCTGTACCAGAATTACGAAACAAATTTCTAGAAGGGAAACCGATTTTTATAGATGAAGTGCTACAAGAAGGTGTTTATGAACGAGATGGGTTTCATTTCACTACATACTTACTACCTGGGCACAGCTATTACCAATTGGGCATTCTTATTCATGATTGTTTGTATGCTGGAGATGCTTACTTTAGTGAGGAGCAACTTATAAAACATAAAATTCCATTCCTTACAGATGCCTATCATGCCATTCAAAGTCTATATCGCTTGAAAGATATTAGATGTGATGGTGCTGTTCCAGGTCATGGGCAATTTGAAGAGGATTTTCATCCAACAGTTGATGCGAATATTGCCTATCACCATGAACTCCTACACATGTTGAAGCAGTACATTCAAGAACAGGAATTTGTAAGTCACGAAGAGATTATTGCTTACATGTGTGAAACCTTTAAGGTAACCGTGAATCAGTTATCCCAATGGTTGTTGTTCCGTACAGCCATCACAGCATATCTCATTGCTTTATTGAAACAAGAACAAATCGAGTATCAAATTCATCAGTATCGATGGATGTTTACCATTAAAGAAAAAGAAAAAAAGTAA
- a CDS encoding GNAT family N-acetyltransferase, which yields MNIQQTTTEQQKKDAFFVRQKVFVEEQHVSMEEEMDQFDDYANHFVGYEHDAPVAASRLRFLEEYGKLERIAVLKDYRGNSYGKQMILFMEDFVKAEGYSKTKLNAQTRAIRFYESLGYEVISDEEFMDAGIPHKTMTKSLS from the coding sequence GTGAACATTCAACAAACAACAACTGAACAACAAAAAAAGGACGCTTTTTTCGTTCGTCAAAAAGTGTTCGTTGAAGAACAACATGTATCGATGGAAGAAGAAATGGATCAATTCGACGACTATGCTAATCATTTTGTCGGTTATGAACACGATGCTCCCGTAGCTGCGAGTCGGCTTAGGTTTTTAGAAGAATACGGCAAGCTCGAGCGTATTGCTGTGCTGAAAGATTATCGTGGCAATTCATACGGAAAGCAAATGATTCTATTCATGGAAGACTTCGTAAAAGCGGAAGGTTACTCCAAAACCAAACTCAATGCTCAAACAAGAGCGATTAGATTTTATGAATCATTAGGCTACGAGGTTATTTCAGATGAGGAATTTATGGATGCCGGAATTCCCCATAAGACGATGACAAAATCGTTAAGCTAG
- a CDS encoding DUF421 domain-containing protein — translation MVFGQIFVETLIGFLCLFVLTKLLGKSQITQITAFDFISALVLGELVGNALYDKEVGIPQILFAVFLWGILIYTTEIITQKVKRTRALLEGSPTIIIYKGKLQKENLTKGKLDINQLQHLLRAKDIFSLKEVEYAVLETNGTVSVLKKSLQQPTTRNDLNLQPETVPLPRSVITDGEVIWDNLQEVGLDEAWLLDQLKQEQISSPKDVLYAEYKEGEALYVVPY, via the coding sequence ATGGTGTTTGGTCAGATTTTTGTGGAGACGTTAATCGGCTTTCTTTGCTTATTCGTACTAACCAAATTACTCGGTAAATCGCAAATCACTCAAATTACGGCCTTTGATTTTATTTCTGCTCTTGTTCTTGGGGAATTAGTTGGAAACGCTCTATATGATAAAGAAGTAGGAATCCCGCAAATTTTGTTTGCTGTATTCCTGTGGGGAATCTTGATTTACACTACGGAAATCATCACGCAAAAGGTGAAAAGAACACGCGCCTTGCTGGAAGGTAGTCCCACTATTATTATCTATAAGGGAAAACTCCAAAAAGAAAACTTAACTAAAGGGAAGTTAGATATTAATCAACTTCAACATTTATTACGTGCAAAAGATATTTTTTCATTAAAAGAGGTTGAATATGCCGTCTTAGAAACTAATGGTACCGTGTCCGTTTTGAAAAAATCCTTACAGCAACCAACGACACGGAATGACTTGAATTTGCAACCCGAAACCGTCCCCCTTCCTCGTAGCGTTATCACGGATGGGGAGGTTATATGGGATAACCTTCAAGAAGTTGGGCTGGATGAAGCATGGTTACTTGATCAACTCAAACAAGAACAGATTTCTTCACCGAAGGATGTTCTATATGCTGAATATAAAGAAGGAGAAGCATTGTATGTGGTCCCATACTAA